GGCGCACGCGTCCTGTTGCTGGATGCGGATATCCGCAATCCCGGCGCCACACGCGCCATGGCGCGTCACGCCGGCGAAGGGCTGCTCGAAGTCCTGCTGGAAGGCCGTAGCCTGCAGGATGTGCTGCTTCGCGACGAAAAGACCCGCCTTGCTTTCCTGCCCACGGTGGTCAAGCAGCGCGTTCCCCACTCCTCCGAACTCCTGACCTCGGCGCAGATGCACAAGCTGCTGGCGGAGGCGAGTGGCGCTTTCGACTACATCATCGTCGACCTTCCGCCGCTCGGGCCGGTGGTCGATGCCCGCGCGATGGCGGGGCGGATAGACGGTTTCATCTTCGTCACGGAATGGGGCAAAACCGCACGCAGGGCGGTGCGCAACACGGTGGAGAACGAGGTCCACATCCGCAAGAAGTGCCTCGGCGTCATCCTCAACAAGGTGGATACCGAAAAGCTGAAGCTCTATCGTGCCTATGGTTCCAGCGAATATTATCATTCGCGCTACACGCGATATTACCATGACTAGGCGTGACGGCGTGACGCGCCTGCGGAACGTCCTCGCGGTCGTGCCTGTCCTCGTCATATCCGTTTTTGTGCTGTCCGTCGCGGCTCAGGCATTTTCGCAAAGCCGGCGCTTCTCCGATATAGTCGCAATGGCGAAGATCGCCGATGACAATAATGGCCTGGCGCCGGCTCTTCTTGCCGTAACGGTCCCTGAACTCAGCCCCGTCGTCACTGAAAAAATCTGCCGGTCGGATATCGTCAAGGCCGGGCTGCGGCTCGTCCTCGCCGATCTCGATGCAAATGGTGCCGATCCAGCATCCGCTTCCGATATGGTGCGGCTCGATTTTGCCGAGACCTTTATTCGCCATTCGCTCTTTTGCCTGCCCGCAAATGGCGACGTCTGGTTGCGCCTCGCCATGGTTCGCTCCCTTCGCAACGCCTCGCCAATAGAGATCGCCGTGCTGATGAATTTTTCACAGCTCTATGGACCCGCCGATGCCAATCTCATCCGCGGACGTTTTGTGATGTGGCAGAAATTTCAAAGGGATGCATTGCCTCAGGCCATAGCGGCGCGCGACGCGGACACGGCCGTCGTCTGCGGCAAGGAAGGAGAAATCCTGCGCTGGACACTGGCCGCAGCCTGCCCGAAGCCGCCGCCGGGCGGCACGAAACGCCCGACGCTGCCATGATTCAAAACGACAAAAGGGCAAAACCCCGCCCCTCACCGGGGTTCAGCCACCACCAAACGCACCGATAAAGCCGCCAGATGTCGCTTAACGAAGCCAGATCAGAACCAATCTTTTCCTCGCAGCCGCAACCGATAGCATTTCAAAATTATGCCCGACCGGTCGCGATCGTCGCATTCTGGGCCATTTTTCTGCTTGCGCTGCTCAATCAAGGTGCCACGGACATCGAAAGCCGCATCGTTGTCACGGCTGCCATCTATCTGCTGCTGGTGCCGGCGATCCTTCTGTTCGGACCGCCCAGGGCCGGTGCAGGCAAGGTGCTTTTTGCCGCCTGCTTTTCGTTGGGCGCGCTCATCGTGCAGATGCTGCTGCAAACATCGTCCATGCCGGCAATGGCGCGTCCCAACCCGGCCTGGTCGACCGCTGCCATGTTCACGCAGATTGCGCCGGCCGCAACGATCTCACTCACACCCTCGGATGACTGGCTCGGCCTCATGAGTGCCGCGCTGCCCTTTGGCGCCTTCATGACCGGCCTCGTGATTTTCGACACCGATGACCGCGCCGCCAAAACCTTGCGATGGTTCGCGATCGCCGGTGGCTGGCTGGCGCTATTTTCCATCGTGCAATTCGCGCTTTTTCCCGAAGCACTCGGCTTCATCCAGAAACGCTTCTATCTCGGCAGCCTGACCGGCCTCTTCGTCAACCGCAATACCGCCGCGACCTTCTTCGGCCTCATCCTTCTCACACTCGCCATGCTGCTGCACAAAAGTCTTCTGGCGCCTGACTGGGGAATGGTGAAAGCACTCGTCGCCAATCGCCTGACCGTGCCGGCCGATCAGAAAAAACTGATACGCAAGTCTGTCTTCATCGGCGTACTAGCCGGTTTTTCTTTCATCGCTTTGATGCTGACGGGATCGCGTGCGGGAATAGCCTCCAGCCTCGCCGCGCTGAT
The DNA window shown above is from Agrobacterium tumefaciens and carries:
- a CDS encoding O-antigen ligase family protein — its product is MSLNEARSEPIFSSQPQPIAFQNYARPVAIVAFWAIFLLALLNQGATDIESRIVVTAAIYLLLVPAILLFGPPRAGAGKVLFAACFSLGALIVQMLLQTSSMPAMARPNPAWSTAAMFTQIAPAATISLTPSDDWLGLMSAALPFGAFMTGLVIFDTDDRAAKTLRWFAIAGGWLALFSIVQFALFPEALGFIQKRFYLGSLTGLFVNRNTAATFFGLILLTLAMLLHKSLLAPDWGMVKALVANRLTVPADQKKLIRKSVFIGVLAGFSFIALMLTGSRAGIASSLAALIFLILLTVFNSAPKTGRNGASSRRKQRGSRRRAALVIAVAIALFALFANRVAIRMETRLEDDMRFCYMPGIARAITDNWPLGSGLSSFAEIYAPYHAARCGVDAVVTHAHNVYAEGLLTLGVAFPFYVAFFVLAQLAIFIRGARKRRNYRYASHLGLAALLLVLLHSILDFSLQIPGFAMAYAVFLAPIVTLCLNPPGVERDARKRQRQLSTAVISEP